A single Oncorhynchus tshawytscha isolate Ot180627B linkage group LG01, Otsh_v2.0, whole genome shotgun sequence DNA region contains:
- the LOC112254405 gene encoding elongation factor 1-alpha, somatic form isoform X2, with protein MGKEKLHINIVVIGHVDSGKSTTTGHLIYKCGGIDKRTIEKFEKEAAEMGKGSFKYAWVLDKLKAERERGITIDISLWKFETSRYYVTIIDAPGHRDFIKNMITGTSQADCAVLIVAAGVGEFEAGISKNGQTREHALLAYTLGVKQLIVGINKMDSTEPNYSQKRYEEIVKEVSTYIKKIGYSPDMVAFVPISGWNGDNMLEASPNMTWFKGWKITRKDGSSSGTTLLEALDAIQPPSRPTDKPLRLPLQDVYKIGGIGTVPVGRVETGMIKPGMVVTFAPVNVTTEVKSVEMHHEALTEAMPGDNVGFNVKNVSVKDIRRGNVAGDSKNDPPMEAAVFTAQVIILNHPGQISAGYAPVLDCHTAHIACKFAELKEKIDRRSGKKLEDNPKALKSGDAAIVDMVPGKPMCVESFSEYPPLGRFAVRDMRQTVAVGVIKGVEKKAPSTGKVTKSAQKAQKTK; from the exons ATGGGCAAGGAAAAGCTTCACATCAACATTGTGGTGATCGGCCACGTGGACTCTGGAAAGTCCACCACCACTGGCCACCTGATCTACAAGTGTGGTGGCATTGACAAGAGGACCATCGAGAAGTTTGAGaaggaggctgctgag ATGGGGAAGGGCTCCTTTAAGTACGCCTGGGTGCTGGACAAGCTGAAGGCAGAGAGGGAGCGTGGCATTACCATTGACATCTCACTGTGGAAGTTTGAGACCAGCAGGTACTACGTCACCATTATCGATGCTCCCGGACACAGGGACTTCATCAAGAACATGATTACTGGAACCTCCCAG GCGGACTGTGCAGTGCTGATCGTGGCGGCTGGCGTGGGGGAATTCGAGGCGGGCATCTCAAAGAACGGGCAGACCCGCGAGCACGCCCTCCTAGCCTACACCCTGGGGGTCAAGCAGCTGATCGTGGGAATCAATAAGATGGACTCCACTGAGCCCAACTACAGCCAGAAGCGCTATGAGGAGATTGTGAAGGAAGTCAGCACCTACATCAAGAAGATTGGCTACAGCCCGGATATGGTAGCCTTTGTTCCTATCTCTGGCTGGAATGGAGACAACATGCTAGAGGCCAGTCCTAAT ATGACCTGGTTTAAGGGATGGAAGATCACCCGGAAGGATGGCAGTTCGTCCGGGACCACCCTGCTGGAAGCTCTGGATGCCATCCAGCCCCCGTCCCGCCCCACCGACAAGCCCCTCCGCCTGCCCCTTCAGGATGTCTACAAGATTGGAG GAATTGGCACAGTGCCCGTGGGGCGTGTGGAGACGGGTATGATCAAGCCAGGCATGGTGGTGACCTTTGCCCCTGTTAACGTGACAACTGAAGTGAAGTCTGTGGAGATGCACCACGAGGCTCTGACCGAAGCAATGCCCGGAGACAACGTGGGCTTCAACGTCAAGAACGTGTCCGTCAAAGATATTCGCCGTGGCAACGTGGCCGGAGACAGCAAGAACGACCCCCCAATGGAGGCAGCCGTCTTCACTGCTCAG GTGATCATCCTGAACCACCCAGGTCAGATCAGTGCTGGGTATGCCCCGGTGCTGGACTGCCACACAGCCCACATCGCTTGCAAGTTTGCTGAGCTCAAGGAGAAGATAGACCGTCGCTCAGGCAAGAAACTGGAGGACAACCCCAAGGCCCTGAAGTCTGGGGATGCCGCCATTGTGGATATGGTCCCGGGGAAGCCCATGTGTGTGGAGAGCTTCTCTGAGTACCCTCCACTGG gtcgTTTTGCAGTGCGTGACATGCGCCAGACAGTGGCAGTCGGGGTGATAAAGGGTGTGGAGAAGAAAGCTCCCTCCACTGGCAAGGTCACCAAGTCTGCCCAGAAGGCCCAGAAGACCAAATGA
- the LOC112254405 gene encoding elongation factor 1-alpha, somatic form isoform X1 — MDLYASETDDQERPLLLSRQDDTVEKGQCVRLGLWDPGLDPGLLLLRLHPDSDPWGLPGKQVWGEMAAVPRNPGNCNLHPPHPHGCRPGCRLPHRCQSAGGHRRDSLTVTLTMGKEKLHINIVVIGHVDSGKSTTTGHLIYKCGGIDKRTIEKFEKEAAEMGKGSFKYAWVLDKLKAERERGITIDISLWKFETSRYYVTIIDAPGHRDFIKNMITGTSQADCAVLIVAAGVGEFEAGISKNGQTREHALLAYTLGVKQLIVGINKMDSTEPNYSQKRYEEIVKEVSTYIKKIGYSPDMVAFVPISGWNGDNMLEASPNMTWFKGWKITRKDGSSSGTTLLEALDAIQPPSRPTDKPLRLPLQDVYKIGGIGTVPVGRVETGMIKPGMVVTFAPVNVTTEVKSVEMHHEALTEAMPGDNVGFNVKNVSVKDIRRGNVAGDSKNDPPMEAAVFTAQVIILNHPGQISAGYAPVLDCHTAHIACKFAELKEKIDRRSGKKLEDNPKALKSGDAAIVDMVPGKPMCVESFSEYPPLGRFAVRDMRQTVAVGVIKGVEKKAPSTGKVTKSAQKAQKTK; from the exons gtCAGTGTGTACGACTGGGACTCTGGGACCCAGGGCTAGATCCTGGGCTGCTCCTTCTACGGCTACATCCTGACTCAGATCCCTGGGGGCTACCTGGCAAGCAAGTATGGGGCGAAATGGCTGCTGTGCCTAGGAATCCTGGGAACTGTAATCTTCACCCTCCTCACCCCCATGGCTGCCGACCTGGGTGCAGGTTACCTCATCGTTGTCAGAGTGCTGGAGGGCATCGGagag actctctcactgtcactttAACCATGGGCAAGGAAAAGCTTCACATCAACATTGTGGTGATCGGCCACGTGGACTCTGGAAAGTCCACCACCACTGGCCACCTGATCTACAAGTGTGGTGGCATTGACAAGAGGACCATCGAGAAGTTTGAGaaggaggctgctgag ATGGGGAAGGGCTCCTTTAAGTACGCCTGGGTGCTGGACAAGCTGAAGGCAGAGAGGGAGCGTGGCATTACCATTGACATCTCACTGTGGAAGTTTGAGACCAGCAGGTACTACGTCACCATTATCGATGCTCCCGGACACAGGGACTTCATCAAGAACATGATTACTGGAACCTCCCAG GCGGACTGTGCAGTGCTGATCGTGGCGGCTGGCGTGGGGGAATTCGAGGCGGGCATCTCAAAGAACGGGCAGACCCGCGAGCACGCCCTCCTAGCCTACACCCTGGGGGTCAAGCAGCTGATCGTGGGAATCAATAAGATGGACTCCACTGAGCCCAACTACAGCCAGAAGCGCTATGAGGAGATTGTGAAGGAAGTCAGCACCTACATCAAGAAGATTGGCTACAGCCCGGATATGGTAGCCTTTGTTCCTATCTCTGGCTGGAATGGAGACAACATGCTAGAGGCCAGTCCTAAT ATGACCTGGTTTAAGGGATGGAAGATCACCCGGAAGGATGGCAGTTCGTCCGGGACCACCCTGCTGGAAGCTCTGGATGCCATCCAGCCCCCGTCCCGCCCCACCGACAAGCCCCTCCGCCTGCCCCTTCAGGATGTCTACAAGATTGGAG GAATTGGCACAGTGCCCGTGGGGCGTGTGGAGACGGGTATGATCAAGCCAGGCATGGTGGTGACCTTTGCCCCTGTTAACGTGACAACTGAAGTGAAGTCTGTGGAGATGCACCACGAGGCTCTGACCGAAGCAATGCCCGGAGACAACGTGGGCTTCAACGTCAAGAACGTGTCCGTCAAAGATATTCGCCGTGGCAACGTGGCCGGAGACAGCAAGAACGACCCCCCAATGGAGGCAGCCGTCTTCACTGCTCAG GTGATCATCCTGAACCACCCAGGTCAGATCAGTGCTGGGTATGCCCCGGTGCTGGACTGCCACACAGCCCACATCGCTTGCAAGTTTGCTGAGCTCAAGGAGAAGATAGACCGTCGCTCAGGCAAGAAACTGGAGGACAACCCCAAGGCCCTGAAGTCTGGGGATGCCGCCATTGTGGATATGGTCCCGGGGAAGCCCATGTGTGTGGAGAGCTTCTCTGAGTACCCTCCACTGG gtcgTTTTGCAGTGCGTGACATGCGCCAGACAGTGGCAGTCGGGGTGATAAAGGGTGTGGAGAAGAAAGCTCCCTCCACTGGCAAGGTCACCAAGTCTGCCCAGAAGGCCCAGAAGACCAAATGA